From a single Kitasatospora sp. NBC_00458 genomic region:
- a CDS encoding alpha/beta fold hydrolase — translation MPIASTPSARVSYQVDGSGPGLVFVHGTGFGAAGTFGHLAADFTGSRTVVLPDYAGCGDTEDDGGELTVELLAEQIIGVIEEAGNGPVDLVGFSLGSVVAAAVAATRPDLVRSLVLTAGWTRPDDAYLRNHMATWLGTRADSDAFGRFGTLTAFSRDHLNSLPAEAVEGIIKGNQPTDGALRHIDLNLRADIRDLLPRITARTLVIGCTKDATVPVELTRELAEGITGSSYAEIESGHVVVYEKPAEWVRLVGDFIAQD, via the coding sequence ATGCCCATCGCCTCCACTCCCAGCGCCCGCGTCTCCTACCAGGTGGACGGCTCCGGCCCGGGCCTGGTCTTCGTGCACGGCACCGGCTTCGGCGCCGCGGGCACCTTCGGCCACCTCGCCGCCGACTTCACCGGCTCCCGCACCGTCGTCCTGCCGGACTACGCCGGCTGCGGCGACACCGAGGACGACGGCGGCGAGCTGACCGTCGAGCTGCTCGCCGAGCAGATCATCGGTGTGATCGAGGAGGCCGGCAACGGCCCGGTCGACCTGGTCGGCTTCTCGCTCGGCTCCGTGGTCGCCGCCGCCGTCGCCGCCACCCGGCCCGACCTGGTGCGCAGCCTGGTGCTGACGGCCGGCTGGACCCGCCCGGACGACGCCTACCTGCGCAACCACATGGCCACCTGGCTCGGCACCCGGGCCGACAGCGACGCCTTCGGCCGGTTCGGCACCCTGACCGCGTTCAGCCGCGACCACCTCAACAGCCTCCCCGCGGAGGCCGTCGAGGGCATCATCAAGGGCAACCAGCCCACCGACGGCGCGCTGCGCCACATCGACCTCAACCTGCGCGCCGACATCCGCGACCTGCTGCCCCGGATCACCGCCCGCACCCTGGTGATCGGCTGCACCAAGGACGCCACCGTCCCGGTCGAGCTGACCCGGGAGCTGGCCGAGGGGATCACCGGCAGCAGCTACGCCGAGATCGAGAGCGGCCACGTGGTGGTCTACGAGAAGCCCGCCGAGTGGGTCCGGCTGGTCGGCGACTTCATCGCGCAGGACTGA